In Vibrio quintilis, the DNA window ATACCTTATATTACAAGTAACACCAGCAAGGCCCGAATAAGCATGGCTATCAGGTGGTGAGTGTCGAGGTCCTGACTGCATGGAGTGGCGATCGATTATTGGCCAAGGTGATCTTCCATTATCAAGGGATCGATACGGGCGCTAAACAAAGTTGGTACAGCACCGTCGATGTCACAGGGGAATCCCCCTTTTTAGTCACAGAGTGGAAGCGATTCTGACCCCAGTATCAGTCCTTCACTTTCCCTCGTGTCTCCATGAAAGATTGGTTTTGATTGATGACGAAAATCACGTCTAAAAATGCACGCGTAATAACGTGTAATATTTTATTTTCCTGTGAGCATATAGATTAAAGATGTTTCCAGCAGAGAGTTGGAAAGTAAGAAGAGTCGGGCAGGCTGACGTCGTATTGGCTTAGCTTTCCTAGGAATTTTATAATCAAAGATAGGATTTTCGTTATGACTTCTGAAAACTCAGTGATAGAAGGCGGTGCAGTGCTTGTTTATGGGTTCAAGACTGTAGGTGAGATCAATCTGCCATTTGGTACACTCAAGTTAGTGATGAACGAACAAAAGGAAGTTGCGGGTACCATTTCTATGACCAAGTTACTTGGTATGCCAGAAAAAGTTGAATTGCTATTCATGAATAAGATTGATATGAATGGCAGTACTGGATACTCGACAATTAAAACCCCCGCTATTGGTTATGATTATCTACACGGTGAAATACCCAATATTACAACCACAGAAGTGTTCATTGAACTCAAACCTGGAATGAAAGAAGGTCGTATCGTTGTAGAAGGATATATTGACCTACCTCTCTATCTGATTAAAGAAGAAATAAATTTTTCTGATGAAGTTGAAGCATAAGAGCGTGCGATAAGGACGTATGTTGGTGTGCCGGGGGTGTTGTTACAACGTCTTCGGCACTTAGCCAATATTGGAACCCATGGGATAGCTACTTTTTAAAAGAATCAAAAAAGGCAAATAAATAACACAGAATGGCAAGTTAACAATACCACCTCTTATCAGGTGGCCAAATTAACTATGCCACTTCACTATTGGGGGTCAGTTCAGGACCGTGGGAACAAGGGTTATCATGGTAATTTTTGGCTCGGTATGCATTCCCACGGAGTGGGAACGAGGAGAAAAACACAGCCAAATTGATCATTGCTCAAAGGAGGAACTTTCAGGAGAAAGTTTCAGATTTGTCAGCGCAGGGACGCGCTTACAAATCGGTCCTGACCCACGCGTGACCAAGCCAAAAAAGACGTTTTTGGTTCCTTTTGGCGTCTACCAAAAGGAACTGGGGCGCGTTCGGTGCAGCCAAAGAAACCGAAGAAGCTCATCGCGCAACAAACCATTCCACTGAAGCCAAAGCAAACAAAAACAAAGCCAATGTATCGGCGCCGACAATTCTCCACTTCCAACCAGCATATCAACGCCCTACTCCTCAAAACACCCCACCGGCATAAACGCATTTAATTCCTGCCGGATGCTTTCAACAAAAGAGCGGGCCATCATCGACATCGGTTTGTGGGAAGGCGTGAGAATCGCGTGCTCAAAAATGACATCCGGCACAAACGGCCGGAAAACCACGGGTCCCTGTCGTGATTTACTGATCCGGTAACTGGCTGCACTCATCGGGTCGCACACCGAGCAGCAGAGTTGCCTCTCCACCAGCTCAAAGCCGGACATAAAATTCTGTAACTCGAAACGCGGATGAAAACGAACGCCCCGCTCCTCAAATAAAAAGCGCAGTGTTTCCGTATTCGGATGCTGGAAAAATAAAGTCGCCAGCGCGACGCCATCCAGATCTTCAGGCGTAATACATGGTTTTGCTGCCAGCGGATCATCCTGATGCACCGCACAAACGCCTTTGAGAATCACCGGCTCGACATGAATCGAGTCTCTTGCTCTGGGCATTTCTGCATAGCCGATATCGTATTGCTGCGCTGCGATCCAGTCGTACACAATCATTGAACTTCTCATCATCATGGAAATATTGATCGCAGGCTTGTCCTGTACAAACCCGGCCACCACATGCGGCATAAAATACAACGCAGCGGCTGGCATGCAGGCAATGCGCAGATGCCCGCGGGACAGGTGACCCACTTCCGCCATCAGTTGCGATGTCCGGGTCAGACGTTCCAGAATCGCATCACTTTCCTCAAGCAAAAAATACGCTTCCGGCTTCGGGATCAACCGCCCTTTCTCCCGCTCAAACAGCTGAAACGCCAGCTCCGTTTCCAGGCTGAAAATCATAGCACTCACTGCTGGTTGTGTCCGGCACAGCTTTTTTGCCGCTTCTGAAACCGACCCCGACCGCATCACCGTCCTGAAGGTTTCCAGTTGTTTGATCGATAAATTCGCACTCACAGCATCCCTTCCTTATAAGAAAAATTTATGGAATGAAAGATATTTTAAATTTGTTTTTATTATCCGTCATCATTTAAATTAACAGAATATTTACAACAATTAACATAAGGAAGTGTTGCGTGGAGCGATTGTTTAAATATCTGCTGACCGGACTGATGGGCATTGTCGCCTTTTCGCAGTTTATTCAGGTCATCACCCGGTATGTGTTCGAAGTCCCGGTGATGGGGCTGGAAGAGATTGCCATTATTCCCACCCTGTGGATGTATATGCTCGGGGCGGTCAATGCCTCGCGCGAAGACACCCAGATCCGGGCCAATGTGCTGGAGATTTTCATCAAAACCGAATGGGGACACACACTGCTGGCGCTGATTGGTGAAATCATCAGTCTGATCGTCTCGCTGTGGCTGACCTACTGGGCCTGGGACTATTTCAAATATGCCCTCAGAGTACAGAAAGAAACTCCGACCTTATATATACCCGCCGTCATTTATGAGTGTTCTTTGTTTATCGGTCTGGCCCTGATTTGCGGCTTTATTCTGGTTCACATCGTCCGGCTGAGTAAAAAATTAGCCCGTCCGCAACTGACCGCAGAGGAAGGGGTGAATCATGGTTGAAGTCGCATTATTAGCCGTCGGCGCACTGGTTCTGCTGCTGACGATTGGCGTGCCGTTACCTTTCTGTTTCGGTGGTGCACTGATGGTGATGACCTATGTGGGCGACATGTCCATGAAAGGGAATATGATGTGGGGACTCGGCCAGTTAGCCAACCCGATTCTGCTCGCGATTCCGCTGTTTGTCCTCTCCGGCACCATTATGAGCCAGAGCGGTATTGCCGCCAGCCTGCTCAGGTTCGTCAATGTATTTGTCGGCCATATCCGCGGCGGGCTTGGCGTGGTTGCTTCCGTGAGCTGTGCGATTATCGGCGCGATTTCAGGCAGTGGCCTGACCGGCGTCGCCGCCATCGGCCCGCTGCTGATCCCCGAAATGGAGAAGCGCGGCTATCCGCGGGCTTACGCTACCGCGCTGGTCGCCAACTCCTCGATTCTCGGCCTGCTGATTCCGCCCAGTGTCACCATGATTGTTTATGGCTGGGTGACGGACACCTCGATTCTGGCCTGTTTTCTGGCCACACTGGGACCGGGCCTGCTGGTGACCTTCAACTTTGCCGTCATCAATCTGGTCAAATCGCGCAACTTCCCGCTGGTACTGGAAGAAACGCCCACAGTAGCCGGGCTGGTGAAAGAAGCTTCGTCCCGCACGGTGCACGCTATTCCGGCCTTATTAATGCCGGTGTTTATTCTCGGCGGTATCTATGGTGGCGTGATGACACCAACCGAAGCGGCAGCCGTGTCGGTTATCTATGCCATTCCGGTTGGATTTCTGATCTACAAAGGTCTGACATTCAAGTCCCTGCTGGCGTCCGGTAAAGAATCCGCCACCATGGTGGGTGCGATCCTGTTCATGATTCTGTTCAGCCTGATCCTCAGCCAGATGTTTGTGGTAGAGAATGTGCCGCAGGAACTGGTCAGCTCGATTTTTGGCATCACCGAAAACAAAACCTTACTGCTGATTTTTATTAACCTGCTGCTGTTTTTTGTCGGGATGGTCGTCAATGACATCACAGCAATCATCTTAATTGCCCCGCTGCTGCTGCCACTGATGAATGCGATTGGTATCAGCCCGGTACAGTTTGCGGCAATTATGGGGGTGAACACCGCGATGGGCGGCGTCACCCCACCGTATGCATCGATTCTTTATCTCGGTGCCCGTATTGGTAACGTGAAATTTTCAGAAGTTGTCGGACCGGCCATGATGCTGATTCTGCTGGGTTATCTGCCGGTGGTGATCCTCACATCATTCTGGCCGGATTTATCGCTCTTTTTGCCTCACCTGTTCGGTTACAAATAATAAGGATGTTTACTATGCAATTCACAAGTCTGTTTCGTTGTCGACTGAAGCCACACACCATCATCCCTGCCATGCTGCTGATGGGTGCCACTTTGAGCAGTGTTCCGGCCGGCGCCACGACGCTGAAAATCAGCCATGTCCGTCCGCAGGGAACGGTGATCGACAATGACATTAAAGCACTCGGTGCCGCCCTGAAAAAAGCGACCGGCGGCGATTTAAAACTGCGGGTTTATGCCGCCAATGCACTGGGTGATTATACGCTGGTACAGGAAAGAATCTCCGTCGGTGCGGTCGATATGGCAGTACAGCCGGTCTCTACCGCCACCGACCGCAAGATGCAGATCGGCCTGTTGCCCTATCTGGCCAATAACTGGACAGAAGCCCGCAAGGTGTTCGGCCCCGGCGCGCCGGTGCGCGAAGCGATTGCATCGCTCTATGCCAAACAGGACATTACCATGCTGGCGGCTTATCCGGTCTATTTCGGCGGTATCTCATTAAACCGCGACGCGAAAAGTCCGGGAACTTTGGCCAAAAAAGGGATCAAACTGCGGGTGCCGCCCATCAAAAGTTTCCAGCTGCTGGCAGATACTCTGGGTTATATCGGCTCACCACTGCCGTTCTCAGAAGCATTCACCGCGGTTGAAACCGGCGTGGTTGATGGTGTGATTGGTTCCGGTGCGGAAGGCTATTACGCTTCATTCCGTGATGTCACCAAAACCTATATTCCGCTCAATACCCATTTTGAGATCTGGTATCTGATCATCAACAGCGAAAAGTTCAATGACTTATCCAAAGCGGAACAGCAGGCACTGAAAACCGCTGCCAGTCACTTTGAGACACATCGCTGGGAACACGCCAAAGCGGATCAGGCTGCCAATGAGCAGAAACTGGCAGACAACGGCACTCAAATTGTCCGGGTGAGTGATAAGCAGCTGGCTGAGATATCACAACATGTCCACAAAACTGTCTGGCCGGAAATCCTGAAAGATATTGGTCCGCAGTGGGCACAATCCATCTTAGATAAAATCGACCAGTAACTTTTCCGGGAGGACATATGTCCTCCCGACACTCAAGAGGTTATTCATGAAAGCGGAATATCTCATTATCGGCGGCGGTATTGTTGGCTGTGCCGTGGCCTATGGCTTACTCAAAAACGGTCACCGGGTGACCGTGCTGGACGGTGGCGACAGCGATTACCGCGCTTCCCGCGGGAATTTCGGGCTGGTATGGCTGTCGTGCAAAGGGCTGGACGCACCGCATTATGCCGCCTGGACCCGCCGCTCCGTCGGGATGTGGCGTCAGCTGGCAGACGAACTGACCACCCTGTCCGGCATTGATCTGCATCTGCAACAAAACGGCGGCTATGATTTTCATTTCAGCCAGGCAGAATTAGAGCAGCGTGCGGCAAAATATGAATGGCTGCGCAGCGAACTCAACAGTGATCACCCGTACGAAGTGTGGGATCGGGCCCGGTTGCTGGAAGAAGAACCGGAGATCGGCCCGGAAGTCGCCGGAGCAATTTATGGCCCCGAAGACGGACACGTCAACCCGTTAAAACTGCTGAAAGCTTATCAGTTCTGCATCCGGGCACTCGGTGGCACGTTCACCAGTCAGGTCAGTGCGGAAATCATTGAAGCGGACGGCAACGGTTACAAAGTGACTTCCGCCAGTGGCAGTGTCTGGCATGCGGATAAAGTGGTGTTGTGCGCCGGGCTGGGCGCGGCACAGCTCGGGCCGCAAATCGGATTAAAAGCGCCGGTCATGCCGCAAAAAGGCCAGGTGCTGATCACCGAAAAAATGCCACCACGGCTGAAACGGGCGTCCGGGATTATCCGTCAGGTGGATGAAGGCGGCATTCAGATTGGAGATTCAAAAGAAGCCGCCGGATTTGATGATGCGGATACGCTGGATGTCACCGCTGCTATTGCAGAACGGGCGATTGCGGTGTATCCGTTCCTTGCACAGGTCCGGATGGTGCGCAGCTGGGGGGCGCTGCGGATTATCTCACCGGATGGACTGCCCATTTATCAGGAATCCACGACCCATCCGGGCACATACATCGTCAGTTGTCACAGCGGCATTACCCTCGCCGCCGCCCACAGCTATTTGTTACCGGCATGGTTTGAACATCAGGCAGATCAACCTGATTTGGAGTTATTCAGTGAAAAACGATTCAACATTTGTGAGGCTTGAAAACGCCGCGGATGAGAGGTTCACCTGCTACTGGGAAGGCAAGCCGTTTATTGCCAGAGCCGGTGACACCATTGCCGCGGCACTGCTGGCCGCAGGCGTCACGGCGACCCGCGAAACCATCGTCTCCGGTGCGCCACGGGCACCTTTTTGCATGATGGGTACCTGCTTCGAATGCCGGGTGATGGTCAACGGAGAACCCAACGTTCAGGGATGCATGCGGCTGGCCGAAGCCGGGATGCAGATTGAGCGTCAACGCAACTAGATTCAGCGTGAATACGATGAAACCAAACACAGGAAAAACCTATGAGACATATTGATGTGTGTGTCATCGGCTCAGGCCCTGCTGGCATGAAAGCCGCAGCGGAGTGTGCCCGCGCCGGTGCACAGGTGCTGTTACTGGATGAGCAGCCAGCCCCCGGCGGACAGATTTACCGCGCGGTTGGCAACGGCGATCACCCGGTCGGCAAACTGCTCGGCCCGGACTATTTACACGGGGCAACACTGGTTCAGGAACTGGCTCAGATTGAGACCTCCGGCAGACTGGAACGAATCACGCAGGCAACAGTCTGGCGGATAGATGCAGATAAGCGCGTTTACTGGAGTCAGAACGACCAGAGCGAGGTAGTTCAGGCGCGGCATATTATTCTGGCGACCGGCGCCACGGAGCGCAGTTTCCCGTTTCCGGGCTGGACCTTACCGGGGGTGATGACCGCCGGCGCAGCGCAGATTCTACTCAAAACTGCCCAAATCGCGCCGCAACAGGCGGTGCTGGCAGGCACCGGGCCGTTATTGTATCTGCTGGCTGGTCAGCTGATTGATATGGGTGTACCGCCGCTGGCGCTGGTGGATACACAGCAGCCCCGGAATTATCTGAAAGCGATCCGCTATACTGGCGGTGCATTGCTGGGTTATCGCTACCTGCTCAAAGGGCTCAAACTGATGTGGAAAATCCGCCGGGCGGGCATTCCCCACTACACCGGCGCGACCCGACTGAAAGCCACCGGACAGGGGCAGGTGGAGGCGCTGACCTTTCACACAGGCAGCAGAACACACACGCTGAAAACCACGTCAGTGCTCACCCATATCGGCGTGATACCCAATGTGCAGCTGACCCGTTCGCTGGAAACCAGACACCAGTGGAATACGCTGCAACACTGCTGGAAGCCGGAATTGGATCAAAACGGACAAACCTCTCTTGAGGGCATCTCTGTGGCCGGAGACAACGGCGGGATCGGTGGCGCGATGGTCGCAGAACTTCAGGGCGAACTCACCGCCCTTGCCGTGTTGCGGACTATAGACATGCCGGTGCCGGATCATGATTCACGCAGTCAGGCACTCAAACAACGCATCGCGAAGGAGCTGGCGGTACGGCCATTTCTGGATGCGCTTTACACGCCACCGGCAACGGCACTGGCCCCTGCGGATGAGACGATCATTTGTCGTTGTGAAGAAGTACTCGCAGGCGACATCCGCCAGCTTGCCCGCGAAGGAAGCGATGGCATCAATCAAATCAAAACCCTGACCCGGTGCGGTATGGGGCCATGTCAGGGGCGTTATTGCGGTGCAGCGGTCAGTGACATCATTGCCGCAACAACCGGCCAGACTCCGGAACAGGTGGGTTATTACCGGATCCGGCATCCGGTCAAGCCACTGAAACTGGGCGAACTGGCCAGCCTGACACCGTATTCACAATCATTTATGGCACCATATCGAAAGGAGACACCGCATGACGCAAATCCAGCGCCAGCACACGAATCAGCGTATGAGTAAAATTGTGATTCACAACGACACCATCTATCTGTGTGGTCAGGTCGGCAGCGGCGACACGGTCGCGGAGCAAACTCAGGAGGCCCTGCGCCGGGTCGGGGCATTACTGGCCGAAGCCGGTTCCGATAAGCAGCATGTGTTGCAGGCCACGGTGTGGCTGGCCGACATGGCGGATTTTGCTGAGATGAATCAGGTGTGGGATAGCTGGTTTGAGGCCGGATATGCACCGGCGAGAGCTTGTGGGGAGGCGAAACTGGCGCGGCCGGAGTTGCTGGTGGAAGTGATTGTCGTCGCGGCGGTTGCTGGTTAGTTTTTTGGTAGCAGTTTTTGGCTGTTGGGGTGGTTTGGTGCGCTGATTGTTTTTTCGATCCAGGCTGCGTTTGGTGGCCGCGCACCAGCCCTTTTTTGAAGGAACAAAAAGGGGCGAAAAATTCCTTTTTTATTCGGCTTCAGCGCGCGTGGTCAGGACCGGTTTTACCACCTTCCATGGCGGGAAAAACCTTCAACAGACGTCGTGTCTGTTGATCCTTTGACTGGTGGGTATTTTGGTGTGTTGGCAGTATTTATTGTCAGGCCTCCGAGCTGAAGGCCTCAGGATGTTGCTGACCAGAGTCTCCGATGACTTCCCACCCCGCCTTTGAGTTAACCCATAGATGATGCGCTACTTTTAAATGCTCTGCATCTGCTGAAATTAAACCCGCAGGCACATACATATGTGACTGACTGTCAGCCCCAGGCAAAGGCGAGCCACAACATTTATAAAAACTTGTTTCCCAATCATGTCCGGGTTTAGCCCACTTTTGAATGAGTTCTTCACCTGTTACCCAAGAGAAATCAGAGTTCAGCACGATTACAACAGCAATGCCACCACTGCCGGTAGATTTTCTGCAAATGGAACAATGGCAGATAAAAACGTCTGAAACTTTAGATTTGATCTCAAACTTAACCGAACCGCAATTACATTCACCTTTAGCCATTCCAATAAATCCATTTAGGGGGTCTAACGCCCGCTTAAGGTGTGAGCCACACTATCATCTACCTAAAGAATTGTGCCGTAACACTAAAGCCGATTCAAACCAATAATGCCAAGCGTTACAAATCTGCTTAAATTATTTGTTATATTTATTTTCTCGCTATTGCCTCAATATCAATGTCATTGAGCTTATCTATATGTGGTCTAAGCGAAATGATTAAGTCGATAATAGACACGATATTGTCGTCGTAAGTAGCTTTAGCAAACTTTTCTTCATTACCAAATAGATACGTATCAAAGAGCAACTGCAATACACGATAAACAATTGCATCATGCAAGAACATGAAAAACATAGATACTAAAAAAACACTGGTTTTTAAGTACTCTGTGCCTGTTACAGCAAAGAAAATAGTTAATGATATAAACAACAAACAGGACAAAATAGAAGATGTTTGCTTGTCCGTCAAAACACGTGAGTAAAGCGCTATTATCGAAGCTGTACTCCTTTTATTTTGTAGCTGTAAAATTGTGGCTCTAGCAACTAAATACCCTTTCATATACCTGAGCATTACATTAAGAACTTGCTCATCAATTTTACGCTTAGCGAAGGACCAGAGTTTTAGAGTGACCTTTGCGGTCACCCAAAGTAAGAACGCCCCAAGAATACTACCAAAGGCACCTAACACGATAATACCCGGAATCGTATCTTTTAACCAAACAACCAACTCTTCACTTAACAATTATTACCTCCGAACTACTCTATAAATATAACGCCGAGTGCAGCGGCAGTTTGTGGAGTGGCGTTTTGTGCTAGCGTAGCGCCCAGCACAAAAAGAGCCACGGAACAAACTGTCCGACTGGCACGATTTGTTAGAAGCATTTATGGGGCTACACATTGACCAAAAGGCCACCCTCAGAAAATTTGAAACCAATGTTACTTAGCAAGGCATTAGTGATATTAGTAAAAATCCGCCTTCTTAGAAGGCGGCTTTGGTTTACAGCCCCCTGAAAGGGAGCATTCTCGCGCTGTTAGTTCATCTTCAACTCTAACTGCGCCTCGTATTCTTGATCTTTCTTATCTTGGTGTCTGACGTAACGTCTGATGATTTCTTCATTTACGCCAACCGTATCGACAAAGTAACCTCTTGCCCAAAAATGATTTCCCCAGAGCTTCTTTCTTATATGCGGGAATTTGTTAAACAACCGGATTGCCGAACGTCCTTTCAACATCCCCATCAACGTTGAGATAGACACTTTTGGTGGAACTATCACAACCAGATGAACATGATCTTGCTGAACATTTAGTTCCAAGACCTCGCAATCTTTCATATTGCATAAAATATAGATTGAGCGATAAAGCTCCTTACCTACGTTACCTTTCAGGATCTTGAATCTGTATTTCGGCGTCCAAACTATATGGTATTTACAACGCCAATAGACATGTGATGAACTTCTATAGTCGCCCATGTTTTTTGTTTCCTCTTACTTGTGGTGAATAAGAGGTTTACTTCTAACATGGGCATTTCTTCGGGCAATAGCCCCAAGGTTCAAT includes these proteins:
- a CDS encoding TRAP transporter small permease, with protein sequence MERLFKYLLTGLMGIVAFSQFIQVITRYVFEVPVMGLEEIAIIPTLWMYMLGAVNASREDTQIRANVLEIFIKTEWGHTLLALIGEIISLIVSLWLTYWAWDYFKYALRVQKETPTLYIPAVIYECSLFIGLALICGFILVHIVRLSKKLARPQLTAEEGVNHG
- a CDS encoding LysR family transcriptional regulator, which encodes MSANLSIKQLETFRTVMRSGSVSEAAKKLCRTQPAVSAMIFSLETELAFQLFEREKGRLIPKPEAYFLLEESDAILERLTRTSQLMAEVGHLSRGHLRIACMPAAALYFMPHVVAGFVQDKPAINISMMMRSSMIVYDWIAAQQYDIGYAEMPRARDSIHVEPVILKGVCAVHQDDPLAAKPCITPEDLDGVALATLFFQHPNTETLRFLFEERGVRFHPRFELQNFMSGFELVERQLCCSVCDPMSAASYRISKSRQGPVVFRPFVPDVIFEHAILTPSHKPMSMMARSFVESIRQELNAFMPVGCFEE
- a CDS encoding RidA family protein produces the protein MTQIQRQHTNQRMSKIVIHNDTIYLCGQVGSGDTVAEQTQEALRRVGALLAEAGSDKQHVLQATVWLADMADFAEMNQVWDSWFEAGYAPARACGEAKLARPELLVEVIVVAAVAG
- a CDS encoding NAD(P)/FAD-dependent oxidoreductase; translation: MKAEYLIIGGGIVGCAVAYGLLKNGHRVTVLDGGDSDYRASRGNFGLVWLSCKGLDAPHYAAWTRRSVGMWRQLADELTTLSGIDLHLQQNGGYDFHFSQAELEQRAAKYEWLRSELNSDHPYEVWDRARLLEEEPEIGPEVAGAIYGPEDGHVNPLKLLKAYQFCIRALGGTFTSQVSAEIIEADGNGYKVTSASGSVWHADKVVLCAGLGAAQLGPQIGLKAPVMPQKGQVLITEKMPPRLKRASGIIRQVDEGGIQIGDSKEAAGFDDADTLDVTAAIAERAIAVYPFLAQVRMVRSWGALRIISPDGLPIYQESTTHPGTYIVSCHSGITLAAAHSYLLPAWFEHQADQPDLELFSEKRFNICEA
- a CDS encoding TRAP transporter large permease; the encoded protein is MVEVALLAVGALVLLLTIGVPLPFCFGGALMVMTYVGDMSMKGNMMWGLGQLANPILLAIPLFVLSGTIMSQSGIAASLLRFVNVFVGHIRGGLGVVASVSCAIIGAISGSGLTGVAAIGPLLIPEMEKRGYPRAYATALVANSSILGLLIPPSVTMIVYGWVTDTSILACFLATLGPGLLVTFNFAVINLVKSRNFPLVLEETPTVAGLVKEASSRTVHAIPALLMPVFILGGIYGGVMTPTEAAAVSVIYAIPVGFLIYKGLTFKSLLASGKESATMVGAILFMILFSLILSQMFVVENVPQELVSSIFGITENKTLLLIFINLLLFFVGMVVNDITAIILIAPLLLPLMNAIGISPVQFAAIMGVNTAMGGVTPPYASILYLGARIGNVKFSEVVGPAMMLILLGYLPVVILTSFWPDLSLFLPHLFGYK
- the tnpA gene encoding IS200/IS605 family transposase encodes the protein MGDYRSSSHVYWRCKYHIVWTPKYRFKILKGNVGKELYRSIYILCNMKDCEVLELNVQQDHVHLVVIVPPKVSISTLMGMLKGRSAIRLFNKFPHIRKKLWGNHFWARGYFVDTVGVNEEIIRRYVRHQDKKDQEYEAQLELKMN
- a CDS encoding FAD/NAD(P)-dependent oxidoreductase, coding for MRHIDVCVIGSGPAGMKAAAECARAGAQVLLLDEQPAPGGQIYRAVGNGDHPVGKLLGPDYLHGATLVQELAQIETSGRLERITQATVWRIDADKRVYWSQNDQSEVVQARHIILATGATERSFPFPGWTLPGVMTAGAAQILLKTAQIAPQQAVLAGTGPLLYLLAGQLIDMGVPPLALVDTQQPRNYLKAIRYTGGALLGYRYLLKGLKLMWKIRRAGIPHYTGATRLKATGQGQVEALTFHTGSRTHTLKTTSVLTHIGVIPNVQLTRSLETRHQWNTLQHCWKPELDQNGQTSLEGISVAGDNGGIGGAMVAELQGELTALAVLRTIDMPVPDHDSRSQALKQRIAKELAVRPFLDALYTPPATALAPADETIICRCEEVLAGDIRQLAREGSDGINQIKTLTRCGMGPCQGRYCGAAVSDIIAATTGQTPEQVGYYRIRHPVKPLKLGELASLTPYSQSFMAPYRKETPHDANPAPAHESAYE
- the dctP gene encoding TRAP transporter substrate-binding protein DctP; this translates as MQFTSLFRCRLKPHTIIPAMLLMGATLSSVPAGATTLKISHVRPQGTVIDNDIKALGAALKKATGGDLKLRVYAANALGDYTLVQERISVGAVDMAVQPVSTATDRKMQIGLLPYLANNWTEARKVFGPGAPVREAIASLYAKQDITMLAAYPVYFGGISLNRDAKSPGTLAKKGIKLRVPPIKSFQLLADTLGYIGSPLPFSEAFTAVETGVVDGVIGSGAEGYYASFRDVTKTYIPLNTHFEIWYLIINSEKFNDLSKAEQQALKTAASHFETHRWEHAKADQAANEQKLADNGTQIVRVSDKQLAEISQHVHKTVWPEILKDIGPQWAQSILDKIDQ
- a CDS encoding GFA family protein; the encoded protein is MAKGECNCGSVKFEIKSKVSDVFICHCSICRKSTGSGGIAVVIVLNSDFSWVTGEELIQKWAKPGHDWETSFYKCCGSPLPGADSQSHMYVPAGLISADAEHLKVAHHLWVNSKAGWEVIGDSGQQHPEAFSSEA
- a CDS encoding (2Fe-2S)-binding protein is translated as MNIRQINLIWSYSVKNDSTFVRLENAADERFTCYWEGKPFIARAGDTIAAALLAAGVTATRETIVSGAPRAPFCMMGTCFECRVMVNGEPNVQGCMRLAEAGMQIERQRN